The proteins below come from a single Acinonyx jubatus isolate Ajub_Pintada_27869175 chromosome A1, VMU_Ajub_asm_v1.0, whole genome shotgun sequence genomic window:
- the TEX26 gene encoding testis-expressed protein 26, with translation MALPGLEAACPFQGGHKIQPSEATWDSCATTMRTAFTPKTGAVPALIRRKGIRRLGYTYSLSDPIPDQTQYNDEYVWKSCSKEDWIKTRTSRRVRSQIPRPSQDFFLWTLPQGQSTASIKSHLPWKITATKEEVRKAIANQFISSTRRDFVDTEKAQEIQESSQMSLGQKKLLPRPEDTEFRWNYQVPAKIPELQDFSFRYGCYSSLPVASQGLVPSVLYSHMRNQERTKKQTTYQSDYGKTYLDFLVILNSFTPSQITEYLQSLSYKDRQILARFIRSHCGVDMGQENNGNGTNEEN, from the exons GCGAGGCCACCTGGGATTCCTGCGCGACCACAATGAGGACTGCATTCACGCCCAAGACGGGAGCGGTGCCTGCTTTAATTCG TCGAAAGGGTATCAGAAGACTAGGATATACCTATTCTCTTAGTGACCCTATTCCCGATCAGACACAGTACAACGATGAGTATGTTTGGAAATCATGTTCTAAAGAAGACTGGATCAAAACCAGGACTTCAAGAAGAGTCAGGAGCCAAATACCTCGCCCCAGTCAA GATTTCTTTCTCTGGACGTTGCCTCAGGGCCAATCAACAGCATCAATAAAGAGCCACCTCCCTTGGAAAATCACTGCTACAAAGGAAGAGGTTAGGAAGGCGATAGCAAATCAGTTTATTTCTAGTACTAGAAGAGACTTTGTGGACACAGAAAAAG CTCAGGAGATTCAGGAAAGTTCTCAGATGTCGCTGGGACAGAAAAAGTTACTCCCTCGACCTGAGGACACTGAGTTTCGATGGAATTACCAAGTTCCAGCTAAAATTCCTGAGCTTCAGGACTTTAGCTTCAGATATGGATGCTACTCAAGCCTCCCAGTTGCTTCTCAGGGTCTAG TCCCTTCCGTGCTGTACAGCCACATGAGGAATCAAGAACGCACAAAGAAGCAGACTACGTACCAAAGCGATTATGGGAAAACCTACCTGGATTTCTTAGTGATTTTAAACTCATTTACTCCCTCTCAAATCACAGAGTACCTTCAGAGTCTTTCCTACAAAG ACAGACAAATTCTTGCTCGCTTTATTCGCTCTCACTGTGGCGTTGACATGGGACAGGAAAATAATGGAAACggtacaaatgaagaaaattga